TAAATCCTATAATTAAGAATGTAAATATTTCATAAAAGTTGATTTAACTCATTCCCTTTCAGTTCACCAAGTCCCAAACTCCCTGTTTCGCTTTTAATATCCTCATGATTTCGTTGTATATATCATTCCAATCATTACACCGTACTATTCCGTTAAACGAGGTATTAAAAGACTTATTCCAGTAATACGATAATAAAATTTTTTGATATAATCCACCTACTAAATTTGTAGGATTATCATCAACTAAACAATCAAAATTTAACAATTGCTTACATTTATAATTGTTGCTATCAATTAAAATTACATTTTGAATGAAGGGATATTCTCGTCGAATAAAATCTGACTTTGATTTCATAACATCTGGATGTGATATAGATATTACATAAACTTCGATATCTGTATTATCACATAATCGCTTAATATACTGTTGGCTATCTGTTAATGGTTGAACATGCTTATATAAAACAGGCCAGTTCCAAAGACCTGCGGCTAATTTACTATACTGTTTTGGTAACACTTTTGTTGTATCATATTCCGTTAGTTGATTTACTGTAAAATGTTCTCCAGTATAATAATTAAGTAAATCTATATAACTTGTGGCTGTGTTACAAAGCACGTTATCCAAGTCAATTCCAACTTTTAACTTATCTATGTAATATCATCTCCTTCACATGATTGTATATAGTTCCATATTTGTTTTACGCATTTATTCAAATCATCATTTTTAATTACTACATCAGCTAATTCTTTTGCATTTTTAAATTCTATAGAATCGTCTAAAAGTCTTTGATTAATTTGTTTCCAACTGTCACCTCTTAGCATCATCCTGTTTTTTCTGACATCTTCTGGAACAGATAAATAGATAACCTTTAGTTTGACGTTTCCACAATAATTTTCTTTGCCCCAACGGACTCCGGATGCGTTTACAATGTATAAACTATATTCTTTTGCCTGTTCCTCTGTTGCGCCATAATCAAAACCAGAATAATGATCATAACAAAATAGATCGTTTTTAATTAAATCAAATCCTGCTTGATTTGTAAAAATATGGCTGTTTATATCATTTGGATCGTTTATTCTGCGCGGTCTTGTAGTATAACTAGGAATTTTTGCAAGACCATATCGTTTATGTAATTCGTTTGAAACTACATCTTTTCCAGATCCACTAGGAGCCAATAGACAATAAAGATATTTAGTTTTAATTGGTATCATCTCCAATAATCAAAGCATGTGCTTTTGGTAAAGTTCCAATCCATCTACAAAATTCAGGCCATTCAGGAAGTGAATGATCGTGACGTTGAAAATAGACTGTTTTCAAACATCTATAATTAGTAGTTAATCTTGCTGTTAGTTCAAATCCTGATGGATTACTATAAAGTAATTTAAGATAATCTTTTTTGTCGTGACTTTGATTATATCTGCTTTTAAGTTCATTCATAATATCAATTATTCTTTTATCTACATATTGATTATATTGTTTAGATAGGTCAAATTTAGAAATGCGATGCATCGTAGACTGACTTGTGACAAATTCCATGAACCTATAGCGTTCCAATTCTACCCACATCTTATTACTGCAAGTCAAATCAAAGGCGACACGAACACCAGTAAGAAATTGATCTTCTCCAGAACCTTTAGGTGTTTGAGCAAGTTTTACTACTGTTGAAGTAATGTCTGAATTACAGTTATCAGTATCTACAGACATTGAATATTTGCTTGCTTTAATACTCTCATTTAAATCATAAATTTTTACGTTTTCTATTTTCACTTAATCATCTTTCCAATCGACTTTAAATATTTAGTCTTATCTTTCGCTTGTATGTAAGCCTGAACTTCTTCAGGCATTAGTTGAACACTTCCATTAAATTTGCATTTACTTTCATATTCGGCTAACATTCTATGTTCGTCTGCTAAGCTCAACTGGTGTCTCATACGCTCATGTGCAGTCACTGACATCGATCACTTCCTTATGCTATAGTTGAAATACATCGTTCCATATTTAGTTTTAAATTGCTTATAAATTCCGTCCCCTAGGTCACGAAATTCTGACTGATATAAAATATTACTCGGGCACACTCTGTTTCCTTCTAAGATATATTTCGCGTTCTTTTCACAGCGTTGAACTATTTCTTTATTTGCACCCGGAGGAATTTTGACTCCGTTTTTCCACATGTTACCATATTGATATTTTGCAGTTAAAACGGCATGAATAGAATTAGAAAAGTCTGGATGGGCAACACGGTTAATTACTACATTTGCAACCATTCTTTGCATTTCATCAGAACATTCTTCTCCTCTGGCTTCTTGATAAATGACAGCCGTAAGATAATACAAATCTTTTTGAGAATATTTAGGCTTTTCTTTTTTAACAGTGGTTGGAGCTTTAGTTAATTGAACTTTTCTCTTTTCCAATTCAACAGGCATTCTTGCCACGGCATGAATTGGTGTAGTTGTTCTGACTACTTTATTATACTTATTAGTACTATTGCCTAAAAATAAAAACGTTAAAATCATCAGACACAACAGACCAATTTTTTGCAATAGATCACATCCTTTCACATTTTAGTATCGACATATTCATTTAATTTTAACGGATCTTGCGATTGTTTTATTTTAGTTGTATCACCCTTTTCATTGATTGAATACAAAAAGTATGTTGATCTCATACGATCTGACGTTATAGCAAACCTTGGAATATGATTTTCATCTGAAATAGTAACCCATAAAATTTCATTCTTTTTTATCTTGATTTTCATCATATTTACGCTTTACATAGGTAATAAATCCTGTTATATCTATAGATTTTTCATCAATATTCTTATATGTTAATTCGGTATCTACTACCTCTATTTTATTGAAATTGTCATTATTTAATTTTTCGATTAAATAAATATTTCCAAAATAAAGTCCTCCGCTTCTATGTTCAATGTTTGCGACATATCCTGCGACTTTTGTTTTATTATAATCACTAATCACCACCGGTGAATGTATAAGTAAATCCATAATTGAATCTGAATTATTGGTAATATTCTGACTGATAGAGTATTTGTCAAATATTAAAACATGTCTAAAAATCTTTATACAATCACCTTCTTAATTGGAATTTTAAATGTAGAAACCCATTTATCATAACAGCTTTCACAAATATGAAAACTATCTTCTTCTCCTTCTTTATTACTTAAATATCCCCACAATTTATTAATTTCAAGGTATTCGTCGAATATGGGTTCTCCAATTAAATTCTTATTTTCTTTTCCTATTGGCCTACCACAGCAATTACAAATTATATTATCTACAATAGACTTTTCCTGAATTACTTTTTCCTTGTGAGACTTAATCATATTTACCATCCTTTCTTTGTTATAATTCTAATAATTAACTGTTTAGATCATCTCCAATCTGTGGTATAATAGAATAAAAATTAATGTGAAGGAGAAATGTTTATGTCTACCATCGGTTCAATCACAAACCTTTCGGATGCTATCGATCATGGTTATGATGACAGAGAAATTAAACGTGGAGAAATCTATTATGTTGATTTGGAAGGTGTCGATTATATTTCATCTCACGTATCTATTGGAAAAATAAGGCCATGCTTAATTTTCAGTAACGATATGGGAAATGCCAAAAGCGATATAGTAGTGATAGCGCTAATAACATCTGCTGAAAAACGGAACTATAAGTTTCAATATAAATTTCAGATCAACGGGAGAAATTCAATAGTAATGTGTGAGCAATTGCTTTCTTGCGATCAATGGAGATTAAAAGATAAACTCGGTGAGTTAACTCATGAACAAATGAAAGAAGCAGAAAAGGCTTTGTTATATGAATTAGGGTTAACTAAGCTTTCTCTTGAAAATGTAGTTGATTTTGATATTATAAGTTTAGTAACAAAGAAAACCAGAACAGAAGAAACTACTTATTTTGAAGCAAAAATTGAATACGAAGGCAATCACGTTCAAACTGTGAATATTACTCTTGATAGACTTAAAGCTTTCGACTCGAAAATTAATAAGGATATGGAGTTTACCGAGATCAAGAAAAAACTTGATAGCTGTCGTGGATTACATTGGCTTGTATCAAATAATGAAATCTAAATATATTATAATTAGCTATTATTTTTTACAGCTAGCATGGCAAAAACAACAACAATTCCAAAACCAATAGATTGAATTCCAAAGCCAATACTACTAATCGGTTCATTAAAAACAATCATTAAAATTCCGCAAATAATAAGTATAATTCCAAGAATCATTTCAAATGTTTCAAATACTTTTTTCATGAATTATATCCTTTCTAAATTAAACAACTGTTTTATTTAAACTCTTCTTCATGATCTTCAATAACCCTATAATATTCGCTTGCTTTAATTTCTGTCATACCTTCTGGTGTTTCAAAATCATGTTCTATTTCAAAACAGCAGTAAACTACATTATCAATCATAAATAGGTTGCTTCTCGTGTGACCGTAAGTATTCTTAAAACAAGAAGGAACATAAGGTATTTCTAAAATTTTAATATTATTGTTTTTAACTGTTTGAATCCATGCTTTTGCAATTTTAGAATTTTTCTTAAATCTTCTAAGCCCATTACCAATATCATTCATTAGCATTTTCGAATAGTTTACAAGGTCTTTATCTGTTGGTATAATATAAAAAGCATTATTGTCACATGAGTATTTATGGGTTTCAATTCCACGATCTTCCATAAACTTCTTTGCGAATATATTAACTTCTTTCATATTCTGCAAACAATTCATATAGTCTTTTCTAAGTAGATTTTGATCTGTTACAATAAAATATTTTTCCATTATTTTCCCTCCTTATGTTTTACATCGTCAAACCTTGTTTGCCAAATTGTTAGATATTTCAACATTTCTTCTAATTTATCTATATCATAGTCATAACTATGATAAATATTATTTTCATTCAAAGATTTCAATTCTTGTCTTGCATAGTCGATAGAATCATGCTTAATACGATTCCATGTCCGATCAATAGAAATAGTCTGGATACCATATTCGCATACTGGAAGATGATTGTAAATATTTTGTGCAATTTGTAGTGCCACATCAGATTTATATGTATATTTACAGTTTCCAAAGTACTCAAGAATCCTTGTGGGCACATAATGTTCTGGTCTAAAATGGATAAACGACCAGTTTAAATTATCGATTGCCTGTAAGTTTCTAACCCGATATTGTCCTTCTCTCGTTTTTAAAATATAAACACCATTATCTGCACTCATTGTTTTATCCTTCTCTCCAATGCTGATAAGCATTATAAAATTCTTCAATATTTTCTTCTAAAACAACAAATTCATCATGCTCAAATCCGCACAGCCAATATCGACCACTTCGCTTATTATAAACTGTAATATAATAATAATTATTATCTGTTATTTTTGTAATTACTCCGAATTGTCCTCCATAGATTTTGTCGTGATTTAAACTATTGTTAATTCTTACAAAATTGCCAACACGCCATAAATCAGTTAAATCAGCACCACAAACTGGACATTTCATATTTTTTTATCTCCAAACCAATTTAATTTTTATCTATATTCATTAAATACAATAATTTTAGGTTCTATATCTGGAATATAATTAAAATATTTTTTAAATGTTTGTTCAATTTCTTTCTTTTTGTTTCTTGCTTCTGACAAAGTAATCGAACGCATAACATCTTCATAGCTATCATCAGATTCAAAAAATATATATCCAAAATAAAAATAATTACCGTTCATTGGATCTGTAAATGCTTGAATATTACCGACCCTTTGATAACAAGTTAAATCTTCATATTTTTCTGACTCAAATATCTTTTCTGTTAAAAGTATATCCTTGATATCTGTAAGGTTATAACCGATAATTCCATATGTATTTTTTTCTACACTCAATTCAATCACTCCTTTTTAAACTTTACTGGAACATATCTTAACTCTTCTGGAATATCGTAATAATTCATAATATTATGTATCTTTCGATATTCGTCTAATTGATTTGCCGCTATTAGAAATCTTATATATCCGTTGTTAAGAAAAACAATTTTTTCTCCGTTCTTTAATTTTTTGGTTTTAAGAGTAATGGGCTGATCTAAATAACCATGTTTTAAAAATCGTTTGTAATATAACTTAACCTTGTAATCACTAGGATAAGAGTTTAAAAGATATTTAGGAATTTTAATTCGATTTAGTTCCATATATCCTTGGGTGCCCCACGGCTGATGATAAATATGTTCATAGATAACCTGCCAAATTGCTTTTCTTTTCAATGAATACATCTCCTTTAATTTAATATTTTATAAGATCAAATACGCATTTTATTTTTAATATTTTATCTTACATCTCTATTATAGGCTCTGAAAATTTGAAAATCAAGTTATAAAACGTATTTTTAATATTTTAATTATAACTTTCTTCTTTACCTTTTTCGCGCAAGGTTTTGAACACAGGAAATCTTAATGATACATCGTGTGTCTTTGCATTTTCCGATTCTTCAAAATACCGAATCTCTGCAATTCTACCAATAAGTTTATCTTGATTTTCCCATATCCATTGTCTTTCCGTATCTGTAAAACCAGCCCCACAGCCTACTGTTTGATCTTTGTAATTTACATTCATTCTTCCGAGAGTACCTTTTAATCTACCCTCTCCTTCTTCAAACCCAGTAATTTTTAAATCAACAGACTGCATCTTTTTTACCTTCAGAATATCCGAGGTACGTTTACAAGAATAAGGTGCATCAGCGAGATTTACCATAACTCCCTCATAGTTCCTATCTGTCATATAATTTAACCAATCAATTACTTTATCCTTATCGGTTCCGTAATAAAGCACAGGTACTTCCCAAATCCAGTTTAATTTGATATTTGTTATACTTTCATGTAAAAAGTCTTTTCTTTCTTTACAAACACATTCGGATAATCCATTCTCAAAGTCTTCAATCGGAAGTATATCAAACACATGAAAGATTACGTTTTGCTTAATTCCATCTTTTCTTACAATACTAACAGTTTTACGGTACAAATCTTTAGATGATAGATTTTCTGGATTGACAGCGATTAATTCACCGTCGTAAACAAAGCCATTAGGAAGGGTTTTCATTTCATTTTCAATATCAACTAAACCATCATATACTTGCCCCTGCCGTGTAAACGCTTGAACATGATCTGGGTAATTAAATATTACTGCGCGGCAACCGTCAAGTTTTTGCGTAACAATAAAAGGCGATTTTTTAATCTTATCTTCATGTTCCCAAAACTTATTGGCTAACATTACATTAAATGTTTTAATAAAATTATTTCCATAAATCTTATTTAAACTTTTCGCGTCACATCCGATAGTCAAAGATTTTGTGACAATGGATTTATAAAATTCTTTATTCTGATTGTTCTGATAGTTTAAAAAGTTTTGTATATTTGCAATAACCTCATCCGTGCCTGTATTGTTAGATTTAAGATAACTCATCACATCAAAAATAGAATTTAATCGTTTTGTTGGATTCTGCAAAACATTCTTATTAAGTTTTTTAGTTGATATTCCTGTGGTCACATATGGATCAAATACAAATTGCATAATAGACTTAAACTCATCGTTATTATGATTATCCTTTAAAATCTGTTCCTTATCCTTTTTAGAATTTGTAGATTGAAGTAATTTACAAATTTCAATAGTATCCATTTATTTCTCCTTAATAGTTTTTAATTGTTTAACCACATCTTCTAACCATTCTTTACATCCATCTATATACGGAAATTCTGGTGGTTCTGTAAATATCCAATAACAATCATTATTATATCTTACTTCTATATCTCTGGTATGGTAAACTAAGTCAGCGTCGTATTTCTTATATTTTTCATCATCTCTGTTTGGGTGATCCTTCTTATATGAAATTATCCAAACAGTTAGTTTATCTAACATATCCTGATAATAATTGACTGCATCTTGAAGAGTCTTATATCCAATATACCCTTCGATTTCAATGTGATAATAAGTTGGATTATAATCGTCGCAATGATCTACTGTTTTCCATACACTTAAATCTCCACCGTTAGTGTTTGGCCATACTGTAGGATATTCAAACAAATCCTCAAAATCTTCTGCCATGATATACCTCCGTCTTAATAATTAACAACTTTATAATCTGTCAGCCAAAACTCTTTTGTATTTGGTACTGTTTCAAATCCATTTTCCGTTTTCCGCATTTTGGGTTTTACCCTATATTTTAAAATTTGAACAATACATCCTTTTGTAAGTGGCTTTTTCTTAAACGTTTTTTTATCTATTTTAGCTTCCATTACGACGCTGTTAATTAATCCGTAGATTTTTAGTTTTGGCGAATATTTAGTATCTAATTCCATTACCCATCCCTGTCCTTTATGAACAGGGTATGTAGAAACTGGACTACCTAAAACTTCTTGTTCAAATAACAGTTGTAATTTCATAGGAATAATTTCATCTGGAATTTTACTCTCAATTTCTTTTAATTCGGCAATTCTCTTAACTTTAGTTTTTTCACAATATGTTTTTTTGTATTTATTTTTACCGTCAATAAACTGTTGATATAACATTGAAAGTTTTTTGTTTTTCCCAAATTCTGAAAAGAAATTTAGCTTAATTAATATATCAAGCTGTCTGCTATTAATCCTTAAATTCTCTGTTGCATAAACAAGAAAATCTGTGAATGTGTTAAAACGTTGATTTCTCAAATTATATAATTCTTCACTAATATTATCATTACAATACTTAATCGAAGCGATACCTTTATAAATACAGTTAGTTTTTTTATCATAAAAATAATCTGATTTTGAATATCTAAATTTAATAGGTTTAATTTGAATACCTTTTGTTTTACAATATTCAATTATGTTTTGAGTCTTTTCTTCTTTATCTTGAAATACATTTAGACATGATGTTAAATATTCAAGCGGATAATATTCTCTTAACCAACCGCATACATAACCAATCATTGAATAGGGTAATGAATGATTCAATGAGAACCCATAAGACGAGGCATTTAAAATAACTTGAATAAACGGTTTAACAATTTCTTCCGCTTTTTTATTTGACAAATGGTATTGTTTCGTTGATGTATCTATAAATCGTTTTTCAATTTCTGGAATTAAATCTTCTGTACCTAATTTCTTTCCAATAGCACGACGAACTGAATCTGATTCGGACATTGAATAGCCACAGAATTTTACAAGAAACATCATTATTTGTTCCTGATATAGCAAATAACCAAGCGTATCAGAAAGAAACGCATTTAATTCTGAAAGTCCATTATCATTGACAATTCCCCGTGCCGCTTTATCTCTAAAAGACTCACCAGATGGTCTAATTGCACCGTTTCCAAAAGCTAACAATTCAATATATGAAGTATTAATGTTCTGTTCTTTTAGTTTTTTAATTGTTTGATCAGAAAAAAGCTGTTTTAAATAATGCTGTCCAAGTGAAGATTCCCACTGAAATATTGTTGTTGTATTATCTCGAATACTATTCCAAACTTTTTTGTCCTCAAAATCTGTATTGTCTGGATTTTTACGTTCAATATTTGCTAATTTACAAGTACGATTAATCACATCAATATTGTCAAGTCCAAGAATATCAAATTTCACGAAATTTAGATGATCAAGTTCTTTCATGTTAAGTTGTGAAACTGGATGATCATTCGTTGATAACATACAAGTTCCTACATTTGTATCAATAGGGATAGGACTGACCAATACTCCTGATGGGTGCGAACCTACACTAACAACAACTCCATTTACAATATCAACATATTTAAAAAGTTCTGGATATTTTTTACGCCATTCATCATCAATGGTAAATTGTTTCTGATCATTTATATAAACAGCACTACAAATAGTTCCAACTTCTTCAAGTGACATATTTAAAGCTCTGCCTATATCACGAATTGCGCCTTTCAATGCAATCGTATTGAATGTAATAATTTCAGAAGCATACAAACCCTTGAGATTAAATAAATATTCCTTGATTTTATCTCTGTCTTCGTTGCTCCAATCCGTATCAATATCGGCAAGCGAAATACGATCTGGATTCATAAACCGGAAAAAGTTAAGTTTATATTTAATAGAATCCATATCAGTAATTCCAAGTAAATAGGCTACTATACTTCCATTAACACTACCCCTTCCATAACCTTGCCACATATTATTCTGATGAGCATAATCTACCAAATCTTTCATAAACAACATATAATTAATTGAACCAGTTTTTTTGAAAACCTTTACTTCATCACTTGCACGTTGCTTATATATATCTAATTTATCCTTGGGAATATTTCTGTCTTGAAAACCTTGCTGAATTTTTTGTTCAAATACATCGTCCGGATTATTATATAATACTGGATATTTAGGAGAACTATCAATATCATATTCTTCTACCATATCAGCAAGTTTATTTGTGTTATCAATAGCTGCTAAAACAACATCCATAGGTAAAGATTTTTGCTCTTCATATGCACTTACTAATTCTTTATAATTCTTAAAAGTTAAATCCCAACCTACTTCGTTATCAAAGAATATTTTTTTAGCTTTTTGAAGTTTTTCTCTACCTTCTGCCGCAAGTTGATCTAATGAATGTGTATCTGTTCCAGTAATTAATTTAAGTTTATATTGTTGACTTAATTTATAAAGATACTGATTATATTCAATTTGATTTTTAACATTATGGTGCTGTATTTCAAGAAAACATCTATTATTGTGATTAACAAAATACTGTAAAAATTTCTTTTTTAATTCTTCTGTCCCTCTATTAAGAACACCTCCTAAACAGGCACTTGTAACCGCTATGTTATCAGAAATACGAAGAAATTCATCAAAATAAATCCGTGGCGTAAAATAGAAATGATTTGTGTTCCGATTGCCAGCATTTGAAATCAATTTATTTAATTCAAGAAAGCCTTGATAATTCAATGCATATAAACATACATGATAATTATCTCTAACTTTTTCTGTTGTTGAATCATTATTTGCTGTCAAATATGCTTCTACGGCATGAATATATTTTATTCCGTTCTTTTCGCAATAATCTTTTTTATTTTTCCAACTAAGAATGTTTCCATGTTCAGTAAATGCTAAAGCTTTCATTCCAAGTTCTTTAGCTTTGTCAACATATGCTTCAAAAGACGTTACAGAATCAATATTTGTAGTTGCGTTTGACAACATGGAATGTAAATGTGTAACAACATAATTATCCATTATTTCTCACCTATATAGTTAGGGCTGTATTTACAAAATGGAGAACCGGAACATAAGTATTGACAAAAGAAATCTGTACCGTCCTTTGTTGGTTTCCATTCACACTCGTTGTAAATTTCCTTAATTGTATCTATTGCCCACTGTTTAGCTATTTCAAAATCCTTTTCATTGAATTTCAATTTATACCAATCATTAATTCTAAACATATTTAAATTAAGATATTTTGGGTATTCTCCAAATTTATTTTTAAATGGAATGCAATATAAATACTGCTGATGAAATAGTTTTCTGGGTACATATCTGCCATCTTCTAGTTGCAGCCATTCTGAATGATCGGTTTTTTTCATTAATCTTTTTTTATGTTGTGCTGACTTACTCTTATGATCTAATAATTCCAATTCACCTGTTTTAATATTTTTACATTCCGCATCCAGCTTTCCAGTAAATTTATAGTTTCCTATTTGAAATTTATTATCATCCTCCACGCCAAGAATCTCATATGTATCAGTTAGTTTTTCAACCCTGTCTGTATTTGCAAAATATTCTAATCCTTGATCATAGTATTTATCATAAAGGCGCTCTCCCCTTACAGGTGGGAATGTATCTGAAACTTGTTTCTTATATTCTTCTGTAAATTTATCAGCTAATTCAAAACTAAATAATTTTCCCTTTAGATATGCCTCTAAAAGTGAATGCCCAAGTGAACCAAATTCTGCAAAACATCCCGATTCCTCGGAACGCTTTAATACGATATAATTTAAATACCAATAATAACGACAATTTTCAAATGATTCAAGGCAACTATAACTCCACAACTTATTATCTAATATAAACTCTAATCCATTACTCAATAAGTTT
This window of the Ruminococcaceae bacterium BL-6 genome carries:
- a CDS encoding conserved protein of unknown function (Evidence 4 : Unknown function but conserved in other organisms) gives rise to the protein MEKYFIVTDQNLLRKDYMNCLQNMKEVNIFAKKFMEDRGIETHKYSCDNNAFYIIPTDKDLVNYSKMLMNDIGNGLRRFKKNSKIAKAWIQTVKNNNIKILEIPYVPSCFKNTYGHTRSNLFMIDNVVYCCFEIEHDFETPEGMTEIKASEYYRVIEDHEEEFK
- a CDS encoding conserved protein of unknown function (Evidence 4 : Unknown function but conserved in other organisms), with product MDNVLCNTATSYIDLLNYYTGEHFTVNQLTEYDTTKVLPKQYSKLAAGLWNWPVLYKHVQPLTDSQQYIKRLCDNTDIEVYVISISHPDVMKSKSDFIRREYPFIQNVILIDSNNYKCKQLLNFDCLVDDNPTNLVGGLYQKILLSYYWNKSFNTSFNGIVRCNDWNDIYNEIMRILKAKQGVWDLVN
- a CDS encoding conserved protein of unknown function (Evidence 4 : Unknown function but conserved in other organisms); amino-acid sequence: MSTIGSITNLSDAIDHGYDDREIKRGEIYYVDLEGVDYISSHVSIGKIRPCLIFSNDMGNAKSDIVVIALITSAEKRNYKFQYKFQINGRNSIVMCEQLLSCDQWRLKDKLGELTHEQMKEAEKALLYELGLTKLSLENVVDFDIISLVTKKTRTEETTYFEAKIEYEGNHVQTVNITLDRLKAFDSKINKDMEFTEIKKKLDSCRGLHWLVSNNEI
- a CDS encoding protein of unknown function (Evidence 5 : Unknown function) is translated as MKIKIKKNEILWVTISDENHIPRFAITSDRMRSTYFLYSINEKGDTTKIKQSQDPLKLNEYVDTKM
- a CDS encoding protein of unknown function (Evidence 5 : Unknown function), whose amino-acid sequence is MISDYNKTKVAGYVANIEHRSGGLYFGNIYLIEKLNNDNFNKIEVVDTELTYKNIDEKSIDITGFITYVKRKYDENQDKKE
- a CDS encoding protein of unknown function (Evidence 5 : Unknown function) encodes the protein MKSLNENNIYHSYDYDIDKLEEMLKYLTIWQTRFDDVKHKEGK
- a CDS encoding Hydrolase_2 domain-containing protein; this translates as MQKIGLLCLMILTFLFLGNSTNKYNKVVRTTTPIHAVARMPVELEKRKVQLTKAPTTVKKEKPKYSQKDLYYLTAVIYQEARGEECSDEMQRMVANVVINRVAHPDFSNSIHAVLTAKYQYGNMWKNGVKIPPGANKEIVQRCEKNAKYILEGNRVCPSNILYQSEFRDLGDGIYKQFKTKYGTMYFNYSIRK
- a CDS encoding conserved protein of unknown function (Evidence 4 : Unknown function but conserved in other organisms), translating into MKIENVKIYDLNESIKASKYSMSVDTDNCNSDITSTVVKLAQTPKGSGEDQFLTGVRVAFDLTCSNKMWVELERYRFMEFVTSQSTMHRISKFDLSKQYNQYVDKRIIDIMNELKSRYNQSHDKKDYLKLLYSNPSGFELTARLTTNYRCLKTVYFQRHDHSLPEWPEFCRWIGTLPKAHALIIGDDTN
- a CDS encoding DNA_LIGASE_A3 domain-containing protein — protein: MDTIEICKLLQSTNSKKDKEQILKDNHNNDEFKSIMQFVFDPYVTTGISTKKLNKNVLQNPTKRLNSIFDVMSYLKSNNTGTDEVIANIQNFLNYQNNQNKEFYKSIVTKSLTIGCDAKSLNKIYGNNFIKTFNVMLANKFWEHEDKIKKSPFIVTQKLDGCRAVIFNYPDHVQAFTRQGQVYDGLVDIENEMKTLPNGFVYDGELIAVNPENLSSKDLYRKTVSIVRKDGIKQNVIFHVFDILPIEDFENGLSECVCKERKDFLHESITNIKLNWIWEVPVLYYGTDKDKVIDWLNYMTDRNYEGVMVNLADAPYSCKRTSDILKVKKMQSVDLKITGFEEGEGRLKGTLGRMNVNYKDQTVGCGAGFTDTERQWIWENQDKLIGRIAEIRYFEESENAKTHDVSLRFPVFKTLREKGKEESYN
- a CDS encoding putative GuKc domain-containing protein (Evidence 3 : Putative function from multiple computational evidences), producing MIPIKTKYLYCLLAPSGSGKDVVSNELHKRYGLAKIPSYTTRPRRINDPNDINSHIFTNQAGFDLIKNDLFCYDHYSGFDYGATEEQAKEYSLYIVNASGVRWGKENYCGNVKLKVIYLSVPEDVRKNRMMLRGDSWKQINQRLLDDSIEFKNAKELADVVIKNDDLNKCVKQIWNYIQSCEGDDIT
- a CDS encoding conserved protein of unknown function (Evidence 4 : Unknown function but conserved in other organisms) → MKCPVCGADLTDLWRVGNFVRINNSLNHDKIYGGQFGVITKITDNNYYYITVYNKRSGRYWLCGFEHDEFVVLEENIEEFYNAYQHWREG
- a CDS encoding protein of unknown function (Evidence 5 : Unknown function); its protein translation is MKKVFETFEMILGIILIICGILMIVFNEPISSIGFGIQSIGFGIVVVFAMLAVKNNS
- a CDS encoding protein of unknown function (Evidence 5 : Unknown function): MLAEYESKCKFNGSVQLMPEEVQAYIQAKDKTKYLKSIGKMIK
- a CDS encoding protein of unknown function (Evidence 5 : Unknown function), encoding MSVEKNTYGIIGYNLTDIKDILLTEKIFESEKYEDLTCYQRVGNIQAFTDPMNGNYFYFGYIFFESDDSYEDVMRSITLSEARNKKKEIEQTFKKYFNYIPDIEPKIIVFNEYR
- a CDS encoding protein of unknown function (Evidence 5 : Unknown function), which encodes MIKSHKEKVIQEKSIVDNIICNCCGRPIGKENKNLIGEPIFDEYLEINKLWGYLSNKEGEEDSFHICESCYDKWVSTFKIPIKKVIV
- a CDS encoding protein of unknown function (Evidence 5 : Unknown function), producing MKRKAIWQVIYEHIYHQPWGTQGYMELNRIKIPKYLLNSYPSDYKVKLYYKRFLKHGYLDQPITLKTKKLKNGEKIVFLNNGYIRFLIAANQLDEYRKIHNIMNYYDIPEELRYVPVKFKKE